The following DNA comes from Pseudomonas sp. Tri1.
GCGATAGGGTGTTCGGAACGATTTTCCAGGGCTGCGGCCAATCCCAGGCATCGATCGCTGTCCAGGGACGCCAACGGTCGAATGGCGCGCAATGCCAGGCGGCCTTCGGTGAGGGTACCGGTCTTGTCGAAGATCACCGTGTCAATCTGGTTCAGGCCTTCCAGCACATGACCGCGCGTCAGCAGCAGGCCAAGCTTGTGCAAGGTGCCGGTAGCCGCGGTGAGGGCGGTTGGCGTGGCCAGGGATAGCGCGCAAGGGCAGGTGGCGACCAGCATTGCCAAGACAATCCAAAAGGCGCGAGAGGCATCCAGTTGCCACCACACCAGCCCGATGACGGCGGCGGCGAGCAAGGAGAACAGCAAGAACCACTGGGCGGCACGGTCGGCGATTTCCGCCAGTCGCGGCTTCTCGGCCTGGGCGCGTTCCAGCAGCCGCACGATGGCGGACAAACGGGTGTCTTGCCCAAGCGCCAATACCTCGACCGTGAGGGCGCCTTCGACGTTCAGCGTGCCTGCGGTGACCGCGTCGCCCACTTGGCGAGGTTGTGGCAGGTATTCGCCGGTCAACAGCGATTCGTCGATGCTGGATTGGCCGTCAAGGATCCTGCCATCGGCCGGCAGGACGGCCCCGGGATGCACCAGTACGCGGTCACCGGTGCGCAACTCGCTGAGCAGGATGCGCTCGCTCTGGCCGTTATCCTCCAGGCGCAGGCACGAGGCCGGTAGCAGGTTGACCAATTGGGCGGTGGCGGCGGCGGTGCGCTCCCGGGCGCGGCGTTCCAGGTAGCGGCCGGCCAACAGGAATAGGGCGAACATGCCCACGGCGTCGAAATACAGTTCGCCGACGCCAGTGATCGACGTCCAGATCCCGGCGACGTAGGCGCTGCCGATGGCCAGGGACACCGAAACGTCCATGGTCAGGTGCCGGGTGCGCAGGTCGCGCATTGCGCCTTTGAAGAACGGTGCACAGCTGTAGAAGACGATCGGCGTGGTGAGGAACAGTGCCACCCAGCGCAGGATGGTGTGCATCTCCGGGCTCAGGTCGATATTGAATTCCGGCCAGGTGGCCATGGTCGCCATCATCGCCTGGAACCACAGTAGCCCGGCCACGCCCAACTGACGCAGGGCCAGGCGGTTTTGTGCGGCAAGTTGCTCGCAGGCCTGGTCGGCCTGGTACGGGTGGGCGACGTAGCCGATCTGGCGCAGCTCGGCGAGCAGCGTGCTGAGCGGCAACTGAGCATCAGCCCAGCGCACATGCAGGCGATGATTTGACAGGTTCAAACGCGCCTCGGCAACGGCCGGCAGGCTGCGTAATTGTTTTTCGATCAGCCAGCCACAGGCGGCACAACTGATGCCTTCCATCAACAGGGTGGTTTCGGCCAGTTCGCCTTCATGACGCACGAATGATTGCTGCACGTCAGGACGATCGTACAGCGCCAGTTCGTCGGTCAGTTGGACGGGCAGGGTTTCGGGGTTAGCCGACGCTTCGCTGCGATGTTGGTAGTAACTCTCCAGGCCCCCGGCGACGATGGCCTCGGCCACTGCCTGGCAGCCCGGGCAACACAGCTCGCGGGTTTCACCCAGGACAATGGCGGTGAAGCGACTGCCCGGAGGAACGGGCAGGGCGCAGTGGTAGCAGGGCTGTGGAGTGGTCATGAGGTATTCACATATCGAAACTTGCTGGCATCTGAAGGCCTCTTGGCGAACAGGCTCGCTCCCATAGTCGATTGCGGTAAGTCATACACCGCAATCTCCTGTGGGAGCGAGCTTGCTCGCGATTGCGCGAAGCGCAGCCGCTATTTCTTCAGGTCTTCGGCGCCTTGCAGCGGTTCATCGCCGAGCAAGAGGTCCTGGCCGTGATTGATCTGCTCTTCTTCGAACAGGCGCCAGGTTTTGTTGTTCTCCACGCCCAGCAACTCGACAAAGCGCCGGCCTTCGACCTTGTCCGTCAACTGGCCAACGTACCGCCCTGGTTCGCTGTCGTTACGGGTCAGGACGATCTTGCGGTCCTTCTCCGGCTGGGTCGGCGAGATCAGGCTCAGCTCCAGGGTCTGAGGGCGGCTGTTGCCGTTCAGGCGCAGGTTCACTTCACCGGTGAGCTCGTCCAGTTGCACGTTGGCCCGCAGCTGCAGGGTCTGGGCCAGCAGTTCGCGCTCCAGCGAGCGATTGATGCCTTTGCCCGCTTCGTAATAGTTGTCGTTGACCAGGTTGTCCGGGTTCTTCACGGCAATGGTCACCATCGTCAGGCTCAGTGTCACCGAACAGGTCAGGATCGCAATGATGATCCATGGCCAGAGGTGCTTGTACCAGGGGCTGGTGGCGGTTGCTGCAGGCATGTTCAATTCTCTCAACGCGTTTGTGGGCCGATGAACCGGCTCTTGGCTTCGACATGTACGCTTTCGTCATCGGCATCCTTGAGGATGAAGGTCACCTCGTTGGTGCTCGATGGCAGTTGGTCCGGTGCACTGGAAAGCTCGACCGGCTGGCTGAAGATTTCGCCGGCCGCCACCTTGATTTCTCGCCGACCCTGCAACTTGAGATCGGGCAGGCCGGCGGCTTCCAGGACGTAGGTATGGTCGCGCTGGTCCTTGTTCATGATCTTCAGGCTGTAGACGTTCTCGATCCGACCTTCGGCGTTTTCGCGGTACAGCACGCGGTCTTTGCTGACATCGAAACCCACCAGCGAACGCATGAAGAACGCCGTTACCAGCAGGCTGATCATGGTCAGCAAGACCAAGGCGTAACCGATCAGACGCGGACGCAGTTTATGGGTTTTCTGCCCCGACAGGTTGTGTTCGGTGGTGTAGCTGATCAGGCCGCGTGGATAATCCATCTTGTCCATGATGTTATCGCACGCGTCGATGCACGCCGCGCAGCCAATGCACTCGATCTGCAGGCCGTCGCGAATGTCGATGCCGGTCGGGCAGACCTGGACGCACATGGTGCAGTCGATGCAATCCCCCAGGCCCAGAGCCTTGTAGTCAACGCCCTTCTTGCGCGGGCCACGGCTTTCACCGCGACGCGGGTCGTAGGAAACGATCAGGGTATCTTTGTCGAACATCACGCTCTGGAAACGGGCGTAGGGGCACATGTAGATGCACACTTGCTCGCGCAGCCAGCCGGCGTTGCCGTAGGTGGCGAGGGTGAAGAAACCCACCCAGAAATACGACCAGCCATCGGCCTGGCCGGTAAAGAACTCGAACACCAGTTCACGGATCGGCGTGAAGTAACCGACAAAGGTCATGCCGGTGACGAAGCCGATCAGCAACCACAGGCTGTGCTTGGCGAACTTGCGCAGGAATTTGTTGGCGCTCAGAGGGGCCTTGTCGAGCTTGATGCGCTGGTTGCGGTCGCCTTCGGTGACCTTCTCGCACCACATGAAGATCCAGGTCCACACGCTCTGCGGGCAGGTATAGCCGCACCAGACTCGTCCGGCATAGACCGTGATGAAAAACAGGCCAAAGGCGGCAATGATCAACATCCCGGAGAGCAGGATGAAGTCCTGGGGCCAGAAGGTGGCGCCGAAAATAAAGAATTTACGCTCCGGCAGGTTCCACCAGACGGCCTGATGACCACCCCAGTTCAGCCAGACCGTACCGAAATACAGCAGGAACAATAGCGCGCCACCCACCATCCGCAGGTTGCGGAACAGGCCCGTGAAGGCGCGGGTATAGATTTTTTCCCGAGAGGCATACAGGTCGACGCTTTTGTTCGCGTCCTTGGCAGGCGGGGTGACGTCATGTACCGGAATCTGGTTACTCATCAAATGCATCCCACGGCAGTGGAAAAGTGCCGGGGCCAGTACGTGCCGACCACGGTCAGAAAGGGTGTTGCGGTGGCGCAATGATACGCCTGTCGCTCTAGCCCAAGGGTGCGACCTTTGGTCGCGTTGGGGGTCTGCATAGAATGGTGTAGTGGATGTAACAAGTCATGACCCAGATCAATTGACTATAGACATTCCATGGCGTTGGCGAAAATCGAAGGGTGGTAACGGTGCGCAAGTCAGTAGACCGGCAAACCCAACGAAAATCCGGGGTGTGCTCGAAGGTGCCATGTGCACAGCCACCGCCAAGGGCAGGCAAATGCCTGGATGAGATTCATGCGGCCTCCTGTCGGCTAGCGCTATCGAATTGTGGCTGCTACTGGCTATACAAAATGTTGTAGAACGAGGTTGGATCGTCCCGGATCAAGGACAGATCGTGTCCCGTGGGGATTTTGTCGAACAGCGCCTTATTGACTGCCATTCGGCGCCTGATTATTGCCTCCAGCAGTTTGCCGAACAAGGCGTCATCATTGACGTACTTTTTCAACTTTAGAATTTCGCGAGGCTTGTTCTTCAGGATATGGAAGGAATAGTTCATCAAGATAATATTGGAGACAAACAGGTTATCCGTTGACTGGCGCGGGTTGGTCGTGTCGGCCAATGCCCCGAGTACCTGCTTTTCGTCGTGCTCATAGGCGTGCAGAAATACATCGGGGTACATGAGTTCGCTGAACCGATCATTGAGCCTGAAACGGTAACTTGTGTTGTCGGGTTCCACCAGTAACTTGACGATGCCGGCTTGATAGCTTTTCAGCGTCCTGAACAACGCATGTTCTTTTCTACTGGCGAACTTGATCACGTCATAAGCCAAGTCGATCGCATCCAGAAAACTCACAGGTCCCAACGCGTCGGTCGCCATCATCAGCTGATGATCTTCAATGCTGAACCGACGATACGCCTCGTCATCGATGCTCAATTCGAAGAGCAGGAACCTGAGCATGTGGTTCCTGAGCTGTGCATCCGCATCGAGAGGGCTGTTCTTCAAGCTGATCAACTGAATCAGATAGAAAAAAATAAAATAGTCTTTGTTGGTGCGTTGACGGTTGTCGATTTCAAGCAAATAGCCAAAACGCGACAGGACCAGGACAAGGGCATAGCAGTCCGCTTCCGTGAAGCCGTTTTTCGACATGGATTTTTCGAAAGTACGCATGGAAAACAAATCCTGCCAGCGACTCACGCTGAAGGCTGAGCCGTTGTGTTTTCTGGCAACAACACGGAGCAGTGACGGCTCATCCTCTTTGTAAAAAACAACGTCCAGCTCCTTTGGATACGGCCGGGCATTCAGGAAATGTTCAAGCTTGTATGAAAGGAGATTGAATATGTCCATACCGTTATCCGCACGTTTTCCATTTGCCGTTCGGGCCTTTTTTCTCGACACGGAACGATGTGATGGTTTTATTGAATTTATCCAGTAACCGGAAACCGATACCTCTGGCCTTGGGTTCATTCGTTTTGGACAGCACGCCATCCTTAAGGCCCGTCTCCTTATAGTCAACGGTAGAAATATCCTTGTGACTGTTGAGCATGCTGACCCCTTCATTATTGACGGTGGCTACTACTCGATACTTCTCGTTGCCCGGATTGAAGCCGGGGTTGCTGTCCTGATTCACCCAGACGGCTTTCTCACCTCTGATATTAGGAACCAACCCCCCTTTGCCGCCGTTGGCTGCCTTGGATGAGACCGTTTCGCTTTCGCCCATGTAACGAATAATCTCATTCTCTTTCAATCCCAGCGGATCGATCCAGGTGAATGGATTTGGTGAGTAGCGGTAGAGGTTCAGGCTACCGGTCAGGCCCAGTGGGTCGGGGGTGGTAAAGCGTCCAACATCGGGATCATAAAAACGGAAGGTGTTGTAGTGCAGACCCGTTTCCCGGTCCAGGTACTGTCCCTGAAACCTCAGGTTCTGTTCTTCGATGTAGTACGGCTCACGTACCTCATCAATGGTGTTGCCCCACACCTGATAATGGGCGTGCCATAGCGGGTGGCCGTCACTTTCCGTCAAGACTTGTGGAAGTCCGTTGAGGTCGTTGTGGTAATAGCGCACGCGTTGATTTTCATCGAGGCCATCGACTCTGGCCAAGGGCGCGTGATCGTTACCGATGTAGAGGTACAGACTGGTCAGACTGTTTTTATGCTCCTTGAGTAGTTGCAGGCCATCCCAGTCGAAGCGTGTACAGGCAATCAGCTGCCCATTGTGGTTATGTTCGGTTTTCTCAATCCTTCGGCCCAAGGGGTCATAGCGCATTCTGACTACGCTTTCACCCTCGGTTTTTTGTGTTCTAACTTCAATCAAGCGATGGTCCGAGTCGTAACTGAAACGCTGCAAGCCATGCCGCCTGCTGCGTTTTTCAATCATTCGTCCAAATCCGTCGTAGCGATAACGTTTGTCTTGATAGGTCAGCACTTGGTTATGCACAACCCGTCCAATTGCGCTGCAGGGACCGTCGAGCAGATTAGCTGCCGCGTCGAAGGAAAAGGTTTCATTCTGACCTTGGCGACTTCCCTGGCTTGCCAGGATCCGACCTGTCACGTCGTAGTGCAGCAGTTGGCGTTGTTGACTTTGTGGTAGTCGTTCGAGACGTCCTACAAGGTGATCGCCGGGATCGAATTCAAAATGGATTTGTTCGGCAGCCGCCATTAACGAAGGGTGGCTGATATGCCGACGCTGGCGGCTACGTAAGCGTCCGCTACGGTCGTATTCGCTGCGGGTACTGATCTGCCCTTGGGTGCGCAGCACTTCCCGGTGCAGCCGATCGCGTTCGAAGTCGCTGATGACTTGGCCATCAAGGTTGATTTGATGCAGGTGACCACTGCCGTAGTAGAGGCGGTTGATCCAGCGTCCGTCAGGTAGTTGGGTCTGGATCAGGTTACCGAGTTCGTCGTAATGATGCTTCAGATGGCCCGTCGAACTTTGCTCTTCAATCAGATAGCCCAGAGCGTCATAGGCGAAGCCAAGTCTCTGCTCGTTGCCTTCGTTATCGATAACGATGGCTTCGATCAACTGGTTCAATGGGCTATAGCTGTACAGGGATCGTCCGTCAGGTGTGATTCGGGTGGTCAGCCGACCAATCGCATCGCGCTCCAGATGCTGGACGATAGTTTTTTCGTTGGGCTGGTGATCATTTCGCGGCGCTGCGAGGGTCTCGACTTGTCTTACGTTATCGAGGGCGTCATAGGTATAACGTCTGGCGCTGCCATTGAGGTCCTGTTGTTCCGCCAGCCGATCCCCAGCATCCCAGGCAAACCGATAACTCTCGCCATTCTCGTTGGTCAGCGCTTGCAGTCGGCCGAAGCTGTCGTATGCAAATTGCACTTGGCGACC
Coding sequences within:
- a CDS encoding FixH family protein; protein product: MPAATATSPWYKHLWPWIIIAILTCSVTLSLTMVTIAVKNPDNLVNDNYYEAGKGINRSLERELLAQTLQLRANVQLDELTGEVNLRLNGNSRPQTLELSLISPTQPEKDRKIVLTRNDSEPGRYVGQLTDKVEGRRFVELLGVENNKTWRLFEEEQINHGQDLLLGDEPLQGAEDLKK
- a CDS encoding heavy metal translocating P-type ATPase, which gives rise to MTTPQPCYHCALPVPPGSRFTAIVLGETRELCCPGCQAVAEAIVAGGLESYYQHRSEASANPETLPVQLTDELALYDRPDVQQSFVRHEGELAETTLLMEGISCAACGWLIEKQLRSLPAVAEARLNLSNHRLHVRWADAQLPLSTLLAELRQIGYVAHPYQADQACEQLAAQNRLALRQLGVAGLLWFQAMMATMATWPEFNIDLSPEMHTILRWVALFLTTPIVFYSCAPFFKGAMRDLRTRHLTMDVSVSLAIGSAYVAGIWTSITGVGELYFDAVGMFALFLLAGRYLERRARERTAAATAQLVNLLPASCLRLEDNGQSERILLSELRTGDRVLVHPGAVLPADGRILDGQSSIDESLLTGEYLPQPRQVGDAVTAGTLNVEGALTVEVLALGQDTRLSAIVRLLERAQAEKPRLAEIADRAAQWFLLFSLLAAAVIGLVWWQLDASRAFWIVLAMLVATCPCALSLATPTALTAATGTLHKLGLLLTRGHVLEGLNQIDTVIFDKTGTLTEGRLALRAIRPLASLDSDRCLGLAAALENRSEHPIARAFGRAPLAAEQVQSSPGLGLEGLVNAQRLRIGQPGFVCELSGAAIPVMPDEPGQWLLLGDDIGPLAWFVLDDRLRADAPALLAACKARGWRTLLLSGDSSPMVASVAAELGIDEARGGLRPDDKLAVLQQLHQQGRKVLMLGDGVNDVPVLAAADISVAMGSATDLAKTSADAVLLSNRLDALIHAFSLARRTRRVIIENLVWAGLYNGLMLPFAALGWITPVWAAVGMSISSLTVVLNALRLTRQPKVQVFDATPDTRPLPA
- the ccoG gene encoding cytochrome c oxidase accessory protein CcoG — translated: MSNQIPVHDVTPPAKDANKSVDLYASREKIYTRAFTGLFRNLRMVGGALLFLLYFGTVWLNWGGHQAVWWNLPERKFFIFGATFWPQDFILLSGMLIIAAFGLFFITVYAGRVWCGYTCPQSVWTWIFMWCEKVTEGDRNQRIKLDKAPLSANKFLRKFAKHSLWLLIGFVTGMTFVGYFTPIRELVFEFFTGQADGWSYFWVGFFTLATYGNAGWLREQVCIYMCPYARFQSVMFDKDTLIVSYDPRRGESRGPRKKGVDYKALGLGDCIDCTMCVQVCPTGIDIRDGLQIECIGCAACIDACDNIMDKMDYPRGLISYTTEHNLSGQKTHKLRPRLIGYALVLLTMISLLVTAFFMRSLVGFDVSKDRVLYRENAEGRIENVYSLKIMNKDQRDHTYVLEAAGLPDLKLQGRREIKVAAGEIFSQPVELSSAPDQLPSSTNEVTFILKDADDESVHVEAKSRFIGPQTR